From a single Nicotiana tomentosiformis chromosome 2, ASM39032v3, whole genome shotgun sequence genomic region:
- the LOC104095147 gene encoding uncharacterized protein, with the protein MRKKASGGEGERGEEGDNSSGKEGFNLLGKPRFKKLENGRYKCVETGHELPAHARESYAQSKHCRLGLIDAALSKNKPPLNMFDQDPFNRSKLICKLTGDTVNKSEEHVWKHMSGKRFLKMLEKKETENEIENGGLEKQAEKQGEDEAAKKTDSKASHRDKKKNKKKETEDASKIISEIRDSSGKNSDSEEDAEFWMPPAGERWDYDDGGDRWGSGSESGPEDDDANVEDGGIEEDNHDAGELSKRAKRMSLEIGPSSFASRKKKKKTSAT; encoded by the exons ATGAGGAAAAAAGCAAGCGGAGGAGAAGGAGAAAGAGGAGAAGAAGGCGATAACTCCAGTGGGAAAGAAGGTTTCAATTTGTTGGGGAAGCCGAGATTCAAAAAGTTAGAGAATGGTCGCTACAAATGCGTGGAAACAGGCCACGAGCTGCCGGCGCACGCCAGGGAATCTTATGCTCAAAGCAAGCACTGCCGATTGGGTCTAATCGATGCTGCTCTTTCTAAAAATAAACCTCCTCTCAACATGTTCGACCAAGACCCTTTCAATCG GTCAAAATTGATATGTAAATTAACAGGAGACACAGTTAATAAGTCTGAGGAACACGTATGGAAGCATATGAGTGGGAAACGGTTCCTCAAAATGTTAG AGAAAAAGGAAACTGAAAATGAAATTGAAAATGGAGGGCTAGAAAAGCAAGCAGAAAAGCAAGGAGAAGATGAAGCAGCTAAGAAGACAGATAGCAAAGCTAGTCATCGGgacaagaagaaaaacaaaaagaaagaaacagAAGATGCTAGCAAGATTATATCAGAAATAAGGGATTCTTCTGGAAAGAACAGTGACTCGGAAGAAGACGCTGAATTTTGGATGCCTCCAGCTGGTGAACGTTGGGACTATGATGATGGAGGTGATCGATGGGGATCTGGTTCAGAATCAGGACCAGAAGATGATGATGCTAATGTGGAAG ATGGAGGAATTGAAGAGGATAACCATGATGCTGGAGAGCTTTCTAAGCG GGCAAAACGCATGTCCCTTGAGATCGGACCCAGTAGCTTTGCctcaaggaagaagaagaagaagaccagTGCTACATGA